In Lactococcus paracarnosus, a genomic segment contains:
- a CDS encoding amino acid ABC transporter ATP-binding protein yields MTIKLSNLSKKFGDTVVLDDVSLTVNPGDVVALIGASGAGKSTFLRSINYLEAPDSGRIQIDDLDLDYATISKNDVLALRRKTAMVFQQFNLFERRTALENVMEGLIQVKKMDKPSAIKVATQALHNVGLSDRMTYYPKFLSGGQKQRVGIARALAMNPELLLLDEPTSALDPELVGEVQASIVDAAKSGQTMIIVSHEMDFVYNVATKVIFLEQGKIIESGTPEDVFYAPKQVRTKAFLARHTKNLEMGSFL; encoded by the coding sequence ATGACAATCAAACTTTCAAATTTATCAAAAAAATTTGGTGACACGGTTGTGTTGGATGATGTATCCTTAACTGTTAATCCTGGTGATGTGGTAGCACTCATCGGTGCATCTGGTGCTGGTAAATCGACTTTTCTAAGATCTATCAACTATCTTGAAGCACCCGATTCAGGACGTATTCAGATAGATGATTTGGATTTGGACTATGCGACAATCAGCAAAAATGATGTTTTAGCACTACGTCGCAAGACAGCCATGGTCTTTCAACAGTTTAATCTGTTTGAGCGGCGAACAGCGCTTGAAAATGTGATGGAAGGGCTGATCCAAGTTAAAAAAATGGATAAACCATCCGCAATTAAAGTCGCCACTCAAGCCCTGCATAATGTAGGATTATCAGATCGTATGACTTACTACCCTAAGTTTTTATCAGGTGGTCAAAAACAGCGTGTCGGTATTGCCCGCGCACTTGCCATGAATCCTGAACTATTATTACTTGATGAGCCTACATCAGCACTTGATCCAGAACTTGTCGGAGAAGTGCAGGCATCTATCGTCGATGCAGCGAAATCAGGACAGACGATGATTATCGTGAGTCATGAGATGGATTTTGTGTATAATGTCGCGACAAAAGTTATTTTTCTTGAACAGGGGAAAATTATAGAATCAGGGACACCAGAAGATGTTTTTTATGCACCTAAGCAGGTAAGAACAAAAGCATTCTTGGCAAGACATACAAAAAATCTCGAAATGGGGAGTTTTCTTTAA
- a CDS encoding DUF4059 family protein: MQVILAFYLESLLISAIIVGILSGLYLMGVISRNYDKPRTVRQNKVFDILLIDILTIPVLSFAVLAILIILKSR; the protein is encoded by the coding sequence ATGCAAGTTATTCTAGCCTTTTATCTGGAATCACTCTTGATATCAGCGATTATTGTTGGTATCTTAAGTGGTTTATATCTGATGGGTGTTATTTCACGAAATTATGATAAACCTAGAACGGTACGTCAAAATAAAGTATTTGATATTTTATTGATTGATATTTTGACAATTCCCGTCTTAAGTTTTGCTGTCTTAGCAATCTTGATTATTTTAAAATCTAGATAA
- the trxB gene encoding thioredoxin-disulfide reductase, with translation MSLYDTIVIGAGPGGMTAAMYAARSELKVLLLERGAPGGQMNNTAEIENYPGFTSIMGPDLSMKMYEPLDGLGVENAYGIVQTVTVNADGTKKVTVEDGEFDAKTVIIATGANHRHLDVPGEEAYGSRGVSYCAVCDGAFFRDQDILVVGGGDSAVEEALFLTRFGKSVTILHRRDALRAQKIIQERAFANDKISFIWDSAVEEVLGNDIKITGVKIKNLKTGEITTQAFGGLFIYVGLDPMTETVKELGITDEAGWIVTDHEMATKVPGVFAIGDVRQKDLRQITTAVGDGAIAGQGVYQYIVDHA, from the coding sequence ATGAGTTTATATGATACAATCGTCATCGGTGCTGGGCCTGGTGGCATGACTGCAGCCATGTATGCTGCACGTAGCGAACTTAAAGTATTGTTACTAGAACGTGGTGCGCCCGGTGGGCAAATGAACAACACCGCTGAAATCGAAAATTATCCAGGATTCACGTCTATTATGGGACCGGACTTATCGATGAAAATGTATGAACCACTTGATGGACTAGGTGTCGAGAATGCCTACGGTATTGTCCAAACTGTCACTGTTAATGCAGACGGCACAAAAAAAGTGACGGTAGAAGATGGGGAATTTGATGCTAAGACAGTCATCATTGCCACAGGTGCTAACCATCGTCATCTAGATGTGCCTGGTGAAGAAGCCTATGGCTCACGTGGTGTGTCTTACTGTGCTGTCTGCGATGGTGCCTTCTTCCGTGACCAAGATATTTTAGTTGTCGGTGGTGGGGATTCAGCTGTAGAAGAAGCTTTATTTTTAACACGATTTGGTAAATCAGTCACGATTTTACATCGTCGTGACGCATTGCGTGCTCAAAAAATTATTCAAGAACGTGCCTTTGCAAATGATAAAATTTCTTTCATATGGGATTCAGCTGTAGAAGAAGTTTTAGGTAATGATATCAAAATTACAGGCGTTAAGATTAAAAATTTGAAGACTGGTGAGATTACGACACAAGCGTTTGGTGGCTTATTTATCTATGTTGGTCTTGATCCAATGACTGAAACGGTTAAGGAGTTAGGCATCACAGATGAAGCCGGCTGGATCGTAACAGATCACGAGATGGCAACAAAAGTACCAGGTGTCTTTGCTATCGGTGATGTGCGTCAAAAAGACTTGCGTCAAATTACAACTGCTGTTGGAGATGGTGCGATTGCCGGTCAAGGTGTTTATCAATATATCGTTGATCATGCCTAA
- the secG gene encoding preprotein translocase subunit SecG: MIKVIYDILIAVLLVLSAILIVAIMIQPSKQDTAASAFTGGGDELFERRKARGFEAVMQRFTGVMIGLWLLVGFALVVLSTR; the protein is encoded by the coding sequence ATGATAAAAGTTATTTATGATATTCTAATCGCAGTTTTGCTCGTATTGTCAGCAATCTTAATTGTGGCGATTATGATTCAACCCTCTAAGCAAGACACGGCAGCAAGTGCCTTTACTGGTGGTGGAGATGAATTATTTGAGCGTAGAAAAGCACGTGGATTTGAAGCGGTCATGCAACGTTTTACTGGTGTCATGATTGGTCTTTGGTTACTCGTTGGGTTTGCACTCGTTGTATTATCTACCAGATAA